The sequence below is a genomic window from Brachyhypopomus gauderio isolate BG-103 chromosome 20, BGAUD_0.2, whole genome shotgun sequence.
atttgtTGTCCATATGGCTATAAGCACTCGAGATGGATTACGACTCATTTAACAGCTTCATCGAGTTCATTCGAAGTCGTCACATTGAAGAAGCGACAGTCCAGAATTTCATCAGTGAAAAGGTAACGCTGTGCTTCAGTATCTAGCTACTTCAGTATCTACCGAGTGGGCCTTATCAGTCATTGCTTTGTTTACATGGTGTTGTTCAAATTAATGTAACTAGCTTATAAAAGTTCTGTACTGAACAGTAAATATTCTGCGTTTAAAGACAAGAGTCATAACATCTATGGTTAGCGCATAATTTTAATAGGCATTCATatctaaataaatattataaataagTCTTTTTAATATCATCTCCTTAATATCAGCATTTTGGTTTGGTTGTAAACAGGACACCACAGGAGTATTTCATATACAGTAGCACTGTTAAATTtgtcacacaacacagacacctgGATGTCTAGCTAGACTTTTCCTATTGGACAGGTTCATCTTTGGGCTTAAAGTACCTTGCTAAACTGAGATATTGTGAAATCCCATTTATTTATTggtattattttatttcatgaaaataaataatacaataatttaaaatatattaCAGTATCCACCATATTACATGTATGTAAACTTTCACATAACTCTTAACAGTTCACTCATCTTTTTTTAGATTGACTGTTTTGCAATTGATGGCATGCCAAATGAGGACCTGTCAAAGTACCTGCCAAAATATGGTGATCGTTTAGCTGTGCGCCAGTATTGCAAACGGGAGGTAGCAAGACTTCAGGAACCAAGAAACCTACCAAAAGCCACAGAGAACCTTATGACAAAACTCAAGGACAGAATACTTAAACGCAGACATGATGACACTAACCGCTCTGAAAAGCTTAGGAACAACACTAATGCACAGAAATTGGAGCGCAGTTTCCAAATTGGAGTACTTCAGCAAGAAGGGGACATTCTTAagcaagtgagagagaaaaagggtgGGGGTAAACGTCAAGTAAAAGCCTTTAAAAACACCACAATGGCTGAAATACTGGAATCAGCAAAGATCCTTTTCTTTCCTAATGGTAAGTCAAAGCTTGGAAAGATCTCAGATTTTGAATGTGATATTTGTGACTTCACAGAAGAAATCCTGGCTCCACATGTTACTTTAATAGACATTTATGAACTTAGAAAAGTAAAAATGCTGCGCCTTTACCTCATCATCaagagagtggaagagaataCAGGATCAGTGGCTGAGACAGAAGGTGCCTCCTCTGTTGTCTTAGAGGATGCACCCTCAAATTACATACCACAGGGCCAAAAGTCAACAGAAAGCACTACAGGCCTGAAAGACAGTGTATGTACAGACTTGTTGGATGTATCAGTTCAAGACCATGAAGAACAGCCAGCACTTGCAATAGTAACATTAGACATGGTATCTCATCTTTCCCCTATAATAATTGATGAGCCAGCAAAGTTGGAAAACATACAAATTCCCGAAGCTTCCTTTAGTGAAACTCATGCTCAGCAGACTTATTTGTCAGTACAAATTGATGGGCAAACTTCACAGATCTCCATTGATGAGGAAATTCAAGTGGGATATCATGCACTTCCAGATGATGGTGAGGTTCTTGATGACACATTACCCATTGACATGGACAGTCTGATTTATAATCAGCCACCACAGGTGACAAAGATTAGATTACGCAGAGGAAATGTGTTTCAAGATTTAAATAATGTGTTTCACTGTGGTCTTGTGTCAGTTAGTGATACACTAGAAATAGAAATGGTTTTACCCAACGGTTCTACAGAAAAAGGAGAAGACAATGGAGGTGTGCTCAGGGATGCCTTAAGTGAATACTGGGATGCATTTATTATGAAGTGCACAACAGGCAATGCAATCAAAATTCCTATGATTCGACATGACATGACAGACAAGTGGACTGATGTTGCAAAAGTAATGGTGCTTGGATATAATAATGCAAGCTACTTTCCCATTGCATTAGCAAAACCTTTCTTGAAGCATTGTCTTGGACTTGAGGTAACATCAGAAGAACTCTGGGAAACATTTCTGCAGTCAATCCCAAATGATGAAAGAAGAATTGTAGAACAAGCAATGCAAGACTTCCCATCAGTTTCTGACAGTGAAGACTGGCTTGACTTCATTGATGCCCACAATGTGAAAACTCTCATCAGTGCAGAAAACCTCAAGAAAACGTTACTTGAAGTGTCTCACAAAGAAATCATTCAAGATCCTGCATATATATCAGAGTGCTGGAATGAAGAATTGAAAAAACTGAAATTGCCTCCTGGGGGTTTAGACGAGATCCTGTGCAACCTTTACCCATCCAACAAGAAAGTTCTTGCAGCTCTTCAGCCAGATGAAAATTTGAATAAGCGGGACCAGGCCATTTTTGACTTCTTAAAGAAGTATATACGCAACtgctcacatacacatctgaAACAATTTCTTCGATTTTGTACAGGTAATTACACggtactattattatttattttattttttccacatcTATGAATGTGTTATACAATTGCATTTTCATTATACAGCAGTACAATgtagaataaaataaatgtttttttattttataggtGCAGATGTTCTTGTAACATCCACTATTCATGTGAGATTTGTTGCACCAAGCAGTGATTTTGTCAGAAGTCCCCAAGCACATacctgtggttgtgtgttggaGATGCCTAACACTTACACATCATACCTGGAAATGTCAGAAGAGTTCAGCCGGCTTCTGGACTCAAATGTCTGGGTGATGGACATCCTTTAATTGATGGTACATTGCATATTTTCACAATAAAGAGAGTATCATATATGTCAACACACCTTTTAATTTGTTGGACAAATATTTCTTGATGATAAAATAAACACTTCTAAATTTACTAGAATATGCtagttaaaaaaaaactgtcaaaacacttattttgtttacttttattaTATGTGTAGGGGTTAGGGCCCCTTACTGTTTACCTCACACTGCAGGTTTTGAAGAATGTTCAGGTGTAAGTACACacagttttctctctctcccaactACTCATACAAAGTGCATTTATACTATGCTTTTTTTCAAATACTAAACATTTACAAATTAATTCAGGCTTGCAATAAATGTTTGATTAAATCAAAGTAATCAATAAGGAGACAGGGTCAATAAATGGCTACTTGTCACTGTTCACGTTTTTTCTGTTGGATTGCTTAAAATGGATGTCTGTTAATcaaattgtaataataataataataatagttctTCAATTGTTTTCAAGttaaaaatgtttcttttattcttgtttttttttgtcaataTGCATAGATTACCTTTTTGAATGTTTCACCCAGTTTCTGAAGTTCCAGTTCAAATGTAAGTAAATTACTTCATGTTTTACTGTCACACTcatatacaaaaaaagtgtcatttgtttgtaagtataatttttttatatgtTTATTCCCTTTGGCctttcatttttaaataggGTTAGATGCCAGCTCTAGTTACATCACACTGCAAGTTAATGCAAGCAGAATGTTAGAACGTAAGTAACTTAACTTGATCTAAATATTTGTGtaatctgtctctctgtacaTGCAGAGAACAAAGAACAATTAAGTTCATGAGCAATAGTACAACTGCTATAGCCAAATATCACATCTCCTGTTGTTtgaagtgtttttgtttttactgtGAACTTCATGTACCTTAATCAGCCATCAGCAATGAAACCTCCCCTGTATCGACATCCATTGTTCATTTATTTCAAACATTCTTTTTTAGCTTCACTTACCATAAATATGCACTTCTTAGTTCTACAGCTAGATGTTCTTCAATGACCAGGACCTCCACAAAGCAGGTGGATCATTTTCAGCTTCAGTGACCAGTGACATGGTGGTGCTGTATTAGTATTTGTTGCACTGGTATGAGTGAATCAAACACAGTGACCAGTGACATGGTGGTGCTGTATTAGTATGTGTTGCACTGGTATGAGTGAATCAAACACAGTGACCAGTGACATGGTGGTGCTGTATTAGTATGTGTTGCACTGGTATGAGTGAATCAAACACAGCTAAGCTGTGCACAGTACACCACAACATACAGGTCAAGTGTCACTGAAGTGAGAGTAGGATCCACCTGCTCTGTGGTGGTCATGTAGACGTCTAAAAATGAATGGATAATATGGAAAATGGAAAATAAGTGTAGATACAAGGTTTTGATGTTATAACTGATAAGAGGAGAGAAAATAATATTCTAACTTTCTAATCATATAAAACTATTTTTTGTTGGTAGATTAGAAGTTTTCTTGGTCTTTCCAGACTTTTCTCTAGATGTCACAAATGAAGATTGCAAGCTGCTCTGGATAAGTGTGACAGCAATATACAATTTGTAtatctgttgtttttgttttctcagGTGTACAAGCTTAAATGTTGCTGAACATCTTAAAGATTTTAAAtctaaaaaacatttattgtaaCTTTTTTATTTGCTCTCATTTACACTTaaatcctccctctctcacacacagagaagTTATCTtagatttttgtattttatgtttgttttgtaaACCTGTGAGGATAATGtgacaattataacaaaaaaaatcttttcCTTGTTATACAAGATGTCTACAAGATGTTACAGAAGCAAAAAATACATGAATAAAGTCGGGTTGTACTACAGTTGTACTGTTTGTAATTTTTCATAGATTTTAAATTATGCCAATTTTTTCCTTGAGTGTAAGGTATAAATTAATACCCATGTGGAGATCTTCAGGAACAGTTAAATTGTACTCTGCCATTATGTAGGTACACAGACTGTAAACATCCTCATCACAAGCAATGTCACTGCGATGTAAACAGTCTGTCTCACAGTTGATGATTTCCTGTTCTGACACATGACATAAGTAGTCTTCAGAGCCATACAGTTCTGGAACGGTGTACATTACATTAGGCCGCCCGTGGGGAACATTTTCATTCCTTGAGGGACGGATCAGATGGCTATTCCAGCATTCTCTTGTAGCATCCAGTTCATCCTATACATGAAAAATGAAATTGTATTCCTTTTTAATAAACAACCACACTTTGCACATATTGTGTTACAGTAATTCATTTGGATTAATCAAAGGCCTCATTGGGTTCAGATGATCCTAGTTAATAAAACATTGCATTTTTTTGTAGATTCAGTCTCAATGAATCTCAGAACACCTGTGTATCCTTATTGCAGGATATTCTCATTCATATTTGATATTTTTGCAAAATAAACTTGAATTCAATTAATGCAGTTTACCACACAGcaatgtttttgtaagtttcatcAGGACTTTTATAAGTCAATACTCTACCTGAATTAATGATAAGAAGCAGAAGATGACCAGATTCTTGTCCAAGAAATCTCCATCAAAATCTCCATCACCCTTCAGTCTGTGAAAATGCTCAAGCCAAAATTCAATGCACTCCTTCCTGAGGTGTCCCCACCAACTCTCGATCCTTTGATTGGCTGTGCTGCGACCATAGAGAAAACTTCTATCTCCACCATCTTCATCATTACGTCTGAAAAAACGTTGTGTGTCTCGTACAACACTGTTCTCTGTGCCATTGTCAGTTCGTACTATACGGGGAGATCTTCCATGTTCTACAACAGCTTCAAGAAAATAACCTCCAATAACACGTGGGTCACTACTGGTGTGATATGCCTTTAGCCATATTAATTTTCGTGAATATCAATCGATTGCACCATTAATACAAATACCAAACGGTTTAAGTTTATCGTATGAATCCACATGCCATATGTAATTTGGACCCTTTGCATAATAAGCTCTCCTGTTCAGACGCCTTGCTCTGCGGCTATGTGTTCCATCAGGATCCAGGGTGGACAAGATTAGACGCACATCCTCTTTACAAACTCTGACACCTTGATCTATGCACTTACTATGCATCCACCTATACCCATGGAGTGCTCCAGACCCTTGCAGCTGATTTCGGATGAACCGGATGGTCTGCCCAATGTCATCATAGGTTTTCCTCCGAAACAACCCATTTTTACATAAAATACGTTTAAGGGATGTCAGAGATAAAACAATGCCATGTTTAACAGCCAAAACCTGAAGTATATCCAGATATTTTAAACCAagttcaaaataaaatataatcaaATTTAAGCGGTCCATGATGTCTGGTGTACTGCATGTTGTGCACAAAATCAGATATTTGAGGTTTATTTAAATGATTTATTAAATTGAGGGAACGGTTTGTTAAATTGAGGGAATGAAATAATAAATTGAGGGAACGGTTTGTTAAATTGAGGGAATTAAATAATAAATTGAGGGAACGGTTTGTTAAATTGAGGGAATGAAATAATAAATTGAGGGAATGGTTTGTTAAATTGAGAGAATGAAATAATAAATTGAGGGAACGATTTGTTAAATTGAGGCAACAATTTATTAAATTGAGGGAACGATTTATTAAATTGAGGGAACGAATTGTTAAATTGAGGCAACGATTTATTAAATTGAGGGAACGATTTATTAAATTGAGGGAACAATTTAGCtttcaaaaaaaaatttttctAGATCCTTTAGGGGCTCCGtactgacctcatacagccaatgtttacattacgtGTAAAAAGGACATTTATATATTGCGCTGTCATTTGTGTCTGCGTTGACAGCCAAATCCTACTTGGTGTAGAAAAAGGAAAACACAatatattgttttattattgtattattttttttatttttttgtattattattattattattattattattattattattattattattattattattttattgtgatACTCTTCATTCGAAAACGAAAGGAAGATCCTGACTGAGAAACtattttaattcatttaatACGTTTTAGCTCCAATTCACCCAATTCATTTTCATACATTGACTATATTTTGAAAATTCGCGGACATCCTCTTGCGTCAAATAAACCCGGAAGACTTTGCGGAGCAACTTTACAAATTCTCTGCACCCGGACTGGGACGGAAGTTTAACTAACATTTAAAGACCTCAGCCATATGTTCGTCTCATGGATGAACATCCTATATGAATATATAGGataaatgtgttttgtatgtggttTTCACGTTGAGTTTTATGCACGTTTCTAATACCAAAGACCCTGGGTTGCTGAATTAAGTGTGAAGCGCTACACAAAGACCCAACGCGACCCGCCGCGCAATCTGGACGTTGGTCGCACACACCGCAGTAGCTCTGGTGCGTTTAACGGTGTTACTTTGACTTCTCAGTCGTGCTGTTTCTCTGAGTGTCTTGAGGACGTTTTCCGTGCGGTTAGTAATCGCTCGTCGTTAATAGTTTACTCGCTCGTACAGTCATTTCCTAGCGTGTACAGTGCATGCGTTCGTTCACCTCCTTGcgatctgatttcaagcattTACGTGAATATGATATTTGCTGGCCACCGTCGCTTCTGTTAATGGTAGAATGATGTTTTTCGGTTTGTTTTACTCGAAGCGTTTACTCGTTTTAGTATCATTTTTCCAATGCAAATAATAGCATGCTGTTTCGTCTACAGTTTTATGGTAGTCCGAGGATGGATAGAAATCCACTTTTCACAACTCTTCTCTCCATTTGATTCCTTCTTTTTCATCCATTTACTTCAATTAATTTTCACTGCCTTTTAGCTACTGTGTTGTATATATGTTATTGTTGTATATGTTATTACTGTGTATATTTAATCACTCTTAATTTTCAAGTTAtggtgatcaaacttggtgacagtAGTCAGTAGCTGACCTCAAACATCAAAATGCATTCCATATTGACTGTACTCATCCATCTATTATCTCTGGCCTtctattcatccctccatcctcccataggaagcCATTGATTTTGTATCTGCTTCAGCTGTAAAGCTAGAATAACTTCACTTGCTGTACTTATTGAACTACCAGGCCCTACTGGAAACTACTATACAGTTATTTGAGAATAACcaccattttaaataacataTCGAACTACAACAGTGTGTTCTGTACAAGTAGTTGGGTGCATGTTCTTTTTTCCTTCATTAAATTAAACAGTTTCTCATGTTCCACCACTGCAGATGGCTGCTGACggcagtgagggtggagaggagggtggagaggttcTGCTGGAGTTACACCTGTTATGTGACTCTGAAACATCCTGCACAAAGTCAGTAGGGACTGACCTCTCCATGGAGGACATTGGAAACCTACAAACTGAAGTCTGTGAACTGAGAAAAGTGATTGAATTGCTAGAGAGAAAGTTGAATCAGCAAACAGAAAATCTTTCTAAAGAGGTATGTGTCATTGGATTGAAGAAATTGTTTATGCCGAAAAAGTATTttgcatgtttaaaacatgcatgtgtttgtggtgttAATCAAATGCCTTCAAGTGGTGCAGAATCATGTTTGCTGTTTCATGTATGAATAACTCCATATTTACACTGTGTTTGCCCTGTTTGTTTATAATGTTTTTGTGATCTTTTTGTCTAGAAGGATGTTGCCACTTTGTGCAGTGTCTGTAAAGCTGAACTAAACCAAAGAGAAACACAAGACTATGGTCAgagagaccagcacacaccacaggacacagaTTATATTCTCAGACAGAATCCAGTGTGTAAACCCGAAGCAAATCCCATGGAGACACTGGAACCTGACTGTAACACTGGAGTccagcacacaccacaggacatggaggatgaatccagtctgtctccagtgtgtgaaatgaaaacaaaacccaCAGAAACACTGGAACTTGACTGTAACACTGAGTACCAATACATAAAGCAGGAGATGCAGGATGTGCCTTGTGTATTTGTGGTGTGTAAGACTGAATCAAACCCTGTGGAGACACAGGACACTGACTCGAACACCACAAGCCAATGCATAAAGCAGGAGATACAGGATGAAATCAATATGTCTCCTGTGGATAAAATCGACCCAAACCCCACAGAGTTCCTGGGCCCTAACTGTAATGTtggagaccagcacacaccacagactCCATTAAAGACGTGTTCAGTGAGACTGGTGGACTGCATCCGTGGTGGACATGATGATTGTAATAATAAGAATGATTTTATACCAGGTGAGTTAAGCAAGTTTACACACAGTTAACCAAAACATAGCTATTGAGGAGGTCTGAGATTAGCCTAGAATAATTATTATAACCCTAAGGAGGAAATAGGCTTGTTTAG
It includes:
- the LOC143484166 gene encoding uncharacterized protein LOC143484166; the encoded protein is MDYDSFNSFIEFIRSRHIEEATVQNFISEKIDCFAIDGMPNEDLSKYLPKYGDRLAVRQYCKREVARLQEPRNLPKATENLMTKLKDRILKRRHDDTNRSEKLRNNTNAQKLERSFQIGVLQQEGDILKQVREKKGGGKRQVKAFKNTTMAEILESAKILFFPNGKSKLGKISDFECDICDFTEEILAPHVTLIDIYELRKVKMLRLYLIIKRVEENTGSVAETEGASSVVLEDAPSNYIPQGQKSTESTTGLKDSVCTDLLDVSVQDHEEQPALAIVTLDMVSHLSPIIIDEPAKLENIQIPEASFSETHAQQTYLSVQIDGQTSQISIDEEIQVGYHALPDDGEVLDDTLPIDMDSLIYNQPPQVTKIRLRRGNVFQDLNNVFHCGLVSVSDTLEIEMVLPNGSTEKGEDNGGVLRDALSEYWDAFIMKCTTGNAIKIPMIRHDMTDKWTDVAKVMVLGYNNASYFPIALAKPFLKHCLGLEVTSEELWETFLQSIPNDERRIVEQAMQDFPSVSDSEDWLDFIDAHNVKTLISAENLKKTLLEVSHKEIIQDPAYISECWNEELKKLKLPPGGLDEILCNLYPSNKKVLAALQPDENLNKRDQAIFDFLKKYIRNCSHTHLKQFLRFCTGADVLVTSTIHVRFVAPSSDFVRSPQAHTCGCVLEMPNTYTSYLEMSEEFSRLLDSNVWVMDIL